A genomic stretch from Brassica rapa cultivar Chiifu-401-42 unplaced genomic scaffold, CAAS_Brap_v3.01 Scaffold0475, whole genome shotgun sequence includes:
- the LOC117130422 gene encoding uncharacterized protein LOC117130422 has translation MSKIANRDYAALNLSGDNYLQWALDTRISLKSKGLGDTIIEDNNENEKNRYRALGLMRHHLIDGLKDQYMTIENPLDLWMALKNRYDHHRMVLLPKARHDWMHLRFLDYKSVDDYNSALFKIVSILKLCGEEVTDSMMLEKTYTTFNHSNSVLQEQYRTKGFATYTDLISCLLLAEANNELLLKSNGVRPARTAPLPEAHEVEKKDPNETYFVQDNKKPYGNSRGGFKRRGRDNSNGRDGYSTGRKGNHNNRGRGSNYGRGRGSYGRGRGGISKPSYTSNKSLCHRCGSDNHWAKNCRTPKHLCDLYQESLKNRNPEANMIQENVHEDKGYGYDADHESDKDNQDDLMDYETSDCLKD, from the coding sequence ATGTCGAAAATAGCAAACAGAGACTATGCAGCCCTCAATCTCTCCGGAGACAATTACTTGCAATGGGCACTAGACACAAGGATTAGTCTAAAGTCCAAGGGACTCGGTGATACTATCATCGAAGACAACAATGAGAATGAGAAGAACCGATACAGAGCCTTAGGCCTTATGCGGCATCATCTCATTGATGGTCTTAAAGATCAGTACATGACAATCGAGAATCCACTAGATCTTTGGATGGCTTTAAAGAATAGATATGACCACCACAGGATGGTGTTGCTTCCAAAAGCAAGGCATGATTGGATGCATCTAAGATTCTTAGACTATAAGTCGGTGGATGATTACAATTCAGCTCTATTCAAGATTGTCTCAATACTAAAGCTGTGTGGTGAAGAGGTAACCGATAGCATGATGCTTGAGAAGACCTACACAACTTTCAACCACTCGAATTCTGTGTTGCAAGAGCAATACAGGACAAAGGGTTTTGCCACATATACTGATCTGATCTCTTGTCTACTCCTGGCCGAGGCAAACAATGAACTCCTACTGAAGAGTAACGGAGTTAGACCGGCCAGGACAGCACCATTACCCGAAGCTCACGAGGTTGAGAAGAAGGATCCCAATGAGACCTACTTTGTCCAAGACAACAAGAAACCATACGGCAATAGCCGTGGTGGGTTCAAGAGGCGTGGACGTGACAACTCAAACGGCCGAGACGGCTACTCAACCGGCCGGAAAGGAAACCACAATAACCGTGGTCGTGGTTCCAATTACGGCCGGGGTCGAGGCAGCTACGGCCGTGGACGAGGTGGCATATCCAAACCATCTTACACGTCCAACAAGTCTCTATGCCATAGATGCGGAAGTGACAACCATTGGGCAAAGAATTGTAGGACTCCGAAACACTTGTGCGACCTCTACCAAGAGAGCCTCAAGAACAGGAACCCGGAGGCAAACATGATCCAAGAAAACGTCCATGAGGACAAGGGATATGGGTATGATGCTGACCATGAATCCGACAAGGACAACCAAGATGACCTAATGGATTATGAGACATCCGATTGTCTCAAGGACTAG